The Benincasa hispida cultivar B227 chromosome 11, ASM972705v1, whole genome shotgun sequence genome has a segment encoding these proteins:
- the LOC120090756 gene encoding uncharacterized protein LOC120090756 has translation MTTPNEEDARIKGMCVLNLIREFKLERMKETKSIKEYSDRLLGIANRIRLLGSTFKDSRIVEKNLVTVPEKFKTSISTLENTKDLTQITLVEILNALQAQEQRRAIRLEGVVEGVV, from the coding sequence atgaccacccctaATGAGGAAGATGCAAGAATCAAAGGAATGTGTGTGCTAAATTTGATTCGAGAATTTAAGTTGGAGAGGATGAAGGAAACAAAATCAATTAAAGAGTATTCTGATAGGTTATTGGGCATAGCAAACCGAATCAGATTACTTGGTTCTACATTTAAGGACTCAAGAATTGTTGAAAAGAATCTTGTAACAGTGCCTGAAAAATTTAAGACATCTATTTCAACCTTAGAAAATACCAAGGATCTAACTCAAATTACTCTTGTAGAAATTCTCAATGCTTTACAAGCACAGGAGCAAAGAAGAGCTATAAGGCTAGAAGGTGTTGTTGAAGGAGTCGTGTAA